Proteins encoded in a region of the Melospiza georgiana isolate bMelGeo1 chromosome 2, bMelGeo1.pri, whole genome shotgun sequence genome:
- the LOC131080678 gene encoding protein-lysine methyltransferase METTL21E-like gives MDLTSSQHNHLQNQGVRQFKRQEGEKEDEQIVAEIMERRFFPDHIAYKTWEGFHFAGHEIRITEATDCYGAVVWPSALVLCYFLETHSKQCNLVDKNVIEIGAGTGLVSIVASLLGACVTATDLPELLGNLEYNILQNTKQKCKHQPCIKELSWGIDLEKNFPRSSCHFDYIMAADVVYYHPFLDELLLTFDHLCTNDTVILWAMKFRLENENRFVDRFQTLFDLEMISNFPSLNIALYKAMRKDRMKARPSKLKV, from the exons gggaaaaagaagatgaaCAGATAGTTGCAGAAATCATGGAGAGGCGTTTCTTTCCTGACCATATAGCTTATAAGACCTGGGAAGGCTTTCACTTTGCTGGCcatgagataagaattacagaaGCCACTGATTGCTACGGGGCAGTCGTCTGGCCATCG GCTCTTGTTCTGTGTTATTTTTTGGAAACTCATTCTAAACAATGCAATTTGGTTGACAAAAATGTGATTGAAATTGGAGCTGGAACTGGCTTGGTCTCCATAGTAGCCAGTTTGCTGG gTGCCTGTGTAACTGCCACAGATTTGCCAGAACTACTGGGAAACCTTGAGTACAACATTCTCCAAAATACAAAGCAGAAATGCAAACACCAGCCTTGCATCAAGGAGTTGTCCTGGGGAATTGATCTGGAAAAGAACTTTCCTAGGTCTTCCTGTCACTTTGACTACATTATGGCTGCTGATGTAGTTTACTACCATCCATTCCTGGATGAGCTCCTCCTAACTTTTGATCACTTGTGCACGAATGATACTGTTATTCTGTGGGCCATGAAGTTTAGGCTGGAGAATGAGAACCGATTTGTGGACAGATTTCAGACACTGTTTGACTTAGAGATGATTTCTAATTTTCCCAGTTTGAACATAGCCTTGTATAAAGCAATGAGGAAAGACAGGATGAAAGCCAGACCTTCCAAACTGAAGGTCTGA